The sequence TGTGCACTTTATGCACAGAATTTAGATATTACACCTCTGATCAATGACCCGGTGAAACTGTCGCTGGCTGAAACCACGTTAAAAACTTCCCTGGACTCTGGCCGCAGTCCATTTATCATCAGCAATATCTTCATCTCCGGTAATGATAAAACAAAAGACTTTGTCATCAAAAGGGAGCTTCCGTTCCTGGAAGGCGATTCCATAGCACTTTCAGAATTGGTGGAAAAATTCAGGATCGGCAAACAGCAACTGATCAATACCCGCCTTTTTAATGAGGTAGTTATTTCCCTTAAAAGTTTCAGGGGCTACCTGGTGGATGTCCAGGTAGACGTTAAAGAGCGCTGGTATATTTTTCCGATACCTTATATAAAGCCGGTAGACCGGAACCTGCAAGTATGGGCATCACAAGGATATAGTCTTTCCCGCCTTAATTTTGGTGCAAAATTCACCTATTATAACACCACCGGAAGAAATGACCGCCTGAGACTTTGGCTTATAACCGGGTATTCCCGCCAGATCCAGGCTTCCTATGACCAGCCATTTGCCGATAAATCCCTGAAAAACGGCTATGGCATTAATTTCAACTATGCAGCACAGAAAGAGGTCAATCCGTTGACTATCAATAATCAGCAATTTTTCCTGAAGGCTGATTCCATCCCTAAAGCGGGCAAGTTCTTGCAGGAAGTATGGGGTGGTTCCCTGCAATACACCTATCGTCCAGGATTAAAGACCCGGTATCTGTTTAAGGTGGGGTACATTTATAGTCAGGTGGATAGTGCTGTCCTGGATGTGAATCCAACATACCTCACCAATTCGGGCAAAGCAAAAGTCGGCTTCCCGGAGTTTACCTATACAGTCACCTATCTAAATGTTGATTATGCGGCATATCCGCAGCGGGGTTTAATTGGAGAGGCAACCCTGTATAAGTCTGGCTTGGGTAAGGATATGAATATGTGGTCCCTGATCCTGAAAGGTGTGAAAGCATGGGACCTGAAATGGAAGAGCTCTTTTTCCATCCAGGCAAATGGACTTGTCAGGCTACCCTTTGAGCAGCCTTTTGTGAATCAACGGTTATTTGGATACGGAGACTTCTATTTACGCGGGTTGGAAAAATATGTAGTAGATGGCGTGGCGGGGGTAATAGTCAGAAACACGGCCAGGCGTGAACTTTTTAAGTACAATGTAAGTCTCCCGGTAAGAAGCAGGAGCCATGATATTGTCCCATTCAGGTTTTATGCAAAAACTTATGCAGATTTCGGCTATTCATACAATAAGAACAGTGCAGGTAATTCATTCGCAAACCGGTTTTTATATACTGCTGGCGCGGGTATGGATATAGTAACCCTGTATGATA comes from Flavihumibacter fluvii and encodes:
- a CDS encoding POTRA domain-containing protein, with the translated sequence MVRCALYAQNLDITPLINDPVKLSLAETTLKTSLDSGRSPFIISNIFISGNDKTKDFVIKRELPFLEGDSIALSELVEKFRIGKQQLINTRLFNEVVISLKSFRGYLVDVQVDVKERWYIFPIPYIKPVDRNLQVWASQGYSLSRLNFGAKFTYYNTTGRNDRLRLWLITGYSRQIQASYDQPFADKSLKNGYGINFNYAAQKEVNPLTINNQQFFLKADSIPKAGKFLQEVWGGSLQYTYRPGLKTRYLFKVGYIYSQVDSAVLDVNPTYLTNSGKAKVGFPEFTYTVTYLNVDYAAYPQRGLIGEATLYKSGLGKDMNMWSLILKGVKAWDLKWKSSFSIQANGLVRLPFEQPFVNQRLFGYGDFYLRGLEKYVVDGVAGVIVRNTARRELFKYNVSLPVRSRSHDIVPFRFYAKTYADFGYSYNKNSAGNSFANRFLYTAGAGMDIVTLYDIVLRFEYSINQFGQKGLYFHFKNDF